Proteins found in one Marinobacter antarcticus genomic segment:
- a CDS encoding glutaredoxin family protein: MELFFYTTSQCHLCELAEALLVSTPMPAPIPVDVVDIAQSEELVQRYGTRIPVLRRTDTGHELDWPFTRDQLLTFLQ, translated from the coding sequence ATGGAACTGTTTTTTTATACTACGTCCCAATGCCACCTGTGTGAGCTGGCCGAAGCCCTGCTGGTGAGTACGCCCATGCCGGCTCCGATTCCGGTGGACGTGGTGGATATCGCGCAATCAGAGGAGCTGGTACAGCGTTACGGCACGAGAATTCCCGTGCTCCGGCGGACTGATACCGGGCATGAACTCGACTGGCCATTTACCCGGGATCAGTTACTCACGTTTCTGCAATGA
- the yaaA gene encoding peroxide stress protein YaaA codes for MLMVISPAKTLDYESPLATETFTKPDFLDDACELIDQLKELEPHQVSNLMSISDKLGQLNTERFQSWHTPFSPQNARQAILAFKGDVYTGLDAESFSEQDFSFAQEHLRMLSGLYGILKPLDLMQPYRLEMGTKFENKRGKDLYTFWGDSITREINRLLKSDDEVLVNLASNEYFKSLKKKDLEGRLITPQFKDWKNGQYKMISFYAKKARGLMCRYAILNRITDANDLKGFDLDGYYFSEDQSDKNNWVFLRDEQ; via the coding sequence ATGTTGATGGTTATCTCACCCGCTAAAACCCTCGACTATGAGAGCCCGCTGGCAACGGAAACCTTTACCAAGCCGGACTTTCTGGACGACGCCTGCGAACTGATTGATCAGCTCAAAGAGCTGGAGCCTCATCAGGTCAGCAACCTGATGAGTATCAGCGACAAACTGGGCCAGTTGAACACCGAACGTTTTCAGAGCTGGCACACGCCCTTCTCTCCCCAAAACGCCCGCCAGGCGATTCTGGCGTTCAAAGGCGATGTGTATACGGGGCTGGATGCCGAAAGCTTCAGCGAGCAGGACTTCAGCTTCGCCCAAGAGCATCTGCGCATGCTGTCCGGGCTGTACGGAATTCTCAAACCTCTCGACCTGATGCAGCCGTACCGGCTGGAAATGGGAACAAAGTTCGAGAACAAACGCGGCAAGGATCTATACACGTTCTGGGGTGATAGCATCACCCGGGAAATAAACCGCCTGCTGAAGAGCGACGACGAAGTGCTGGTAAACCTGGCCTCGAACGAATATTTCAAAAGCCTGAAGAAGAAAGATCTTGAAGGACGGCTGATTACCCCCCAATTCAAGGATTGGAAGAACGGTCAGTACAAAATGATCAGTTTCTACGCCAAAAAAGCCCGCGGCCTGATGTGCCGCTATGCCATTCTGAATCGTATTACCGATGCAAACGACCTCAAGGGTTTTGACCTTGATGGTTACTATTTCAGCGAAGACCAGTCCGACAAGAACAACTGGGTTTTCCTGCGGGATGAACAGTAA
- a CDS encoding DUF2788 domain-containing protein: MNEAVFSQIAMLVFLTVLIGWMGFIVWDLAKKSQAGKFGTIALFIVLGAGVIGFIIKTVLVEIMQLW, translated from the coding sequence ATGAATGAAGCAGTATTTTCGCAGATCGCCATGCTGGTGTTTCTAACGGTACTTATTGGCTGGATGGGGTTTATCGTCTGGGATCTGGCCAAAAAATCACAAGCCGGAAAGTTTGGCACCATCGCCCTGTTTATTGTGCTGGGGGCCGGTGTAATCGGTTTTATCATCAAAACAGTGCTCGTAGAGATCATGCAACTATGGTAG
- the rdgC gene encoding recombination-associated protein RdgC: MWFRNARVFRFTKPFDISAEELEEKLSGDAFKPCGPQETTRQGWVPPLGKHGEQLVHSANGYHLIALRKEEKILPGPVIKDAVEDKAEAIEIEQGRKVRRKEKDEIKEQVMLEMLPQAFSRNRRSFAYIAPKDGVLVVDAGSAKQAEDLASTLRKSLGSLPVRPPVVKQAPAFTFTGWLNESIDLPGKVVLGDECELKDPSEDGGVVRCKGLNLKADEIRNHLEAGMEVTKLALTWDDNVSFILDEELGIRRLKFGETLQDQLDDVDVDDAVAKFDAAFTLMTLELSKLIPGLLEAMGGEDRSAIIEE; the protein is encoded by the coding sequence ATGTGGTTTCGCAATGCCCGCGTTTTCCGTTTTACCAAGCCGTTTGATATCTCTGCTGAAGAGCTGGAAGAAAAGCTCAGCGGCGATGCATTCAAGCCCTGTGGACCACAGGAAACCACTCGCCAGGGCTGGGTTCCGCCTCTTGGCAAGCACGGTGAACAGCTTGTTCACAGTGCCAATGGTTATCACCTGATTGCCTTGCGCAAGGAAGAAAAAATCCTGCCGGGGCCAGTGATCAAGGATGCAGTTGAAGACAAAGCCGAAGCCATCGAGATCGAACAGGGTCGCAAGGTTCGTCGCAAGGAAAAAGACGAGATTAAAGAGCAGGTCATGCTGGAAATGCTGCCCCAGGCATTTTCACGGAACCGCCGCTCCTTTGCTTATATTGCTCCGAAGGACGGCGTTCTGGTAGTGGATGCCGGCTCCGCAAAACAGGCGGAAGACCTGGCTTCAACCCTGCGCAAAAGCCTGGGCTCTCTGCCCGTGCGACCGCCAGTAGTAAAGCAGGCACCGGCCTTCACCTTCACGGGCTGGCTGAATGAATCCATCGACCTGCCCGGCAAGGTGGTGTTAGGCGATGAATGTGAGCTGAAAGATCCTTCAGAAGACGGCGGCGTGGTTCGCTGCAAAGGGCTGAATCTGAAGGCGGACGAAATCCGCAACCATCTGGAAGCGGGAATGGAAGTTACCAAGCTGGCTCTGACCTGGGACGACAACGTGTCCTTCATTCTGGACGAAGAACTGGGTATCCGCCGGCTGAAATTTGGCGAAACGCTTCAGGATCAGCTCGACGACGTGGATGTGGATGATGCTGTCGCAAAATTTGATGCAGCTTTCACCCTCATGACCCTGGAACTGTCGAAACTGATTCCGGGATTGCTGGAAGCCATGGGCGGTGAAGACCGTTCGGCAATCATCGAAGAGTAA
- a CDS encoding YciK family oxidoreductase — MQDYQAPADLLKDRIILVTGAGSGIGRTAAKTFAAHGATVILVGRTVSRLESVYDEIEADGHPKPAIVPMNFEGAAVKDYEELAMTLEDNFGKLDGLLHNAAILGDRSPVEMYDPETWNKVMHVNATAPFLLSRAMIPLLRKSDAASVIFTSSGVGRQAKAYWGAYAVSKFAVEGLSQLLADELDDKHHNVRVNSLNPGATRTNMRAHAYPAENPQQNPAPEELMPVYLYLMGSDSAGVNGQQVNAQPK; from the coding sequence ATGCAAGATTACCAGGCACCCGCTGATCTTCTGAAAGACCGCATCATACTGGTGACCGGTGCGGGCAGCGGAATCGGCCGCACAGCCGCCAAAACCTTCGCCGCCCATGGAGCCACTGTGATTCTTGTGGGGCGCACCGTGAGCAGGCTGGAGTCGGTCTACGATGAAATCGAAGCCGATGGACACCCGAAACCGGCCATAGTGCCGATGAATTTTGAAGGTGCTGCCGTAAAAGACTACGAAGAACTGGCCATGACCCTGGAAGATAACTTCGGGAAGCTTGATGGCCTGTTGCATAACGCCGCCATTCTTGGTGATCGTAGCCCAGTGGAAATGTACGATCCGGAAACCTGGAATAAGGTCATGCACGTAAATGCTACGGCTCCGTTTCTGCTGAGCCGCGCGATGATCCCCCTGCTGCGCAAGTCGGATGCTGCTTCGGTTATCTTCACGTCTTCCGGTGTTGGCCGCCAAGCCAAGGCTTACTGGGGTGCTTACGCGGTATCCAAGTTTGCAGTCGAAGGCCTGAGCCAGCTTCTGGCCGATGAGCTGGATGACAAACACCACAATGTGCGGGTAAACAGCCTGAACCCCGGCGCTACCAGAACCAATATGCGAGCCCATGCCTACCCGGCAGAAAACCCGCAGCAAAACCCGGCGCCGGAAGAGCTGATGCCGGTCTACCTATACCTGATGGGCAGTGACAGCGCAGGGGTAAACGGCCAGCAAGTAAACGCCCAACCGAAATAA